From the genome of Diorhabda carinulata isolate Delta chromosome 2, icDioCari1.1, whole genome shotgun sequence:
ATTGGGACATCGGGAGGGAATGAGCACTATATATGTTTTTAGCCTTGATGATgttctttcgaaaaaaaaaaaaaataaccgaCAAGAGTTTCAAGATATTATAAGAATTAACCAAGTATAAGATCTATTAACATCAATTTACACCAAGTGTATCAAAAGTACAAACAAAACTTGACTCGTGCATGTTggtttctattttatatacagcttatttattagtttttctatcTAAGATGTATAATAGTTACCTCTTTGATTGAAGTCAAGTTTTGTGTAACAACAGGAATGCTCGTTTTGGTCAAAAGCGGTATAGACATTTCttgattttcattaatatgAACAGAAGATCCGTTATTAACAATATCTTCTCTAAGTTCTTCTGCTGGAGGTGTCGAGGCGCTGGCAACGGGGCTTGAATCGCCTTcaggtaaaatttttgaaatatcgaTATTATCATAATGTGACATATCTTTTTTCAAAACAGCTAACCTTTGtttagcaataattttttttctagctAATCGCTCCATTTCATGTTCCAATTCTCGTTCCTTCCGTTTTAAAGTCTGAATATAcctgtaaaatatatttcaatgaagCATTCCcacttttattcaaaacaaGCCATAAGTGTTAATATCtataaatcataatattcaAAACCCATGTAATGTTATTTGGTCATTTTCTAGAAAAACATACGATATATCTCTTCTGCAAGTTCTTTAACtataacaaatataacaaaacaaatattgtgatgaaacaaattaattttcttttgctgtTTTCTTCTTTAAACCCACCATCCTGgttattgataatttacaaTATCTTGCAGATTTATAGAGCTCTTTGTTTGAGTTCACACACAATGTTTTCAATCAACCTGCTATTATCCTAGTGCCTCTTGTCCAGGAGCACAAACAGAATTGCCGTTTTGGTGTCTAATAACTCGTAATCTTCGACTCGAACTTCTAAAACCATTGCATTACCCCAGAGTAAGTATTAGGTACGCTTTATTTACAAATTGGGctattggatatttttttaaacgcaaacctcattaattatattttcctcATACACGTGATTTCAAAAGGATGGTGCGGCCCCACACACGACCAGTGCTTTGATGAATTTGCTTTGCTTAGGGGACAGCTTTGGGGACATCTCGTTGTCACCAAGGCACTCGTCTTGACTctcgtgaattttttttttgatgctATTCCAAGATAGAGTTTACAGTAACAATCCGCGAACTATTGTGGACTTTAAACGATTGTCCTAAAATCAGCGCAATTTAATTGAGCCTACTGCAGAGAGTAGCGGGAAACATGAGGTTCTATTTTGAACAGTGCATGCAACTCAGTGGAAGATATTTGGATGACACATGGAAGTATACAAGGTGGAAACAAGTAATGGATCCGTTGGAAAAAGGGTAACTAatctaatttaattaattaattaacctAAGCTTGATCAAGTGTTCGGACAGATCAAATCTTGTAAAAACATTTAACGTTCAATTTTCAGCTTGAAAATGGttcaactttaattttttgAGTGTTTTAGTTATAGGGCAATAATTAATTAAGCTTCATCTCTTGTAATATTTCTTAactaaatttttagttatttcatgaaatttgtttcaaatttaagcTTAATAACTTGATTACAAGAATTGCTATCataattttataagtttattagGCTCCATTGTAAGGAGATGTTATCTGCTCTGTTCACTTTGAAgagtttttataaatagttcTATAGGTTCATTAGTTATCCAACGAATATATAAAAGTactaataatattgaaaataattcagatGATTAAATTCTTAAACGATTTTCGCAACTTTCTGTAGTGAATTGGTACCCCTGAATAATAGTTTCATTTTGTCAGCTGACTGGAAGATACATTATGTCTGTCTTGTGTGAGGGTGGTGTGagatttttaattcaaataataataacgtatattgttatcaattttCCTGTAAATAAAAGTCGAAACAGAGAAAATAGCATAAAATACTCATATCAGAAGGCCATTTCAGCATTCGTTCCTTCGACCACTGGTGTTACGCTAAGCCTTctgttacttttattttaatatacaattcTCTGTTTCGGTATTAGAGCAACGTTATTCTCGCACGCATTTTCATGTAAGAATAGGCTCCAAACTCAatcgatttttggtaatttttgtaGTTGATTGGTGCCCctgaataaaagttttaatttgaCAGCTGACTGGACGATGCATTATTCGGtgaggttatttcaatttcaaaatattatttacaacaaattataaGGAGTTTCCAGACAAAGTGAACGTAATcatgaaatatggaaaaaatatacaaatctacagtgaagaaatttcttgaaaagagATAACCTTAACATAAATGGAtagtttaatatattgaaattaatgtgGCACTCTCTAAAGagataatgtaatttttaaataaaaattggatagTATTTGATATAGAGAAAAACCTTGCTGGGACGTTCTTAAGAATTTGTATTATCCTTTGTGGTAATTTAAAAGACTTTCACTAAAGCAAATTGGACAAAATGAGAATCCAGGGATTTATAGTGAAATTCAATAGTGTTATGATTCATTTGtaacagaaataaattaattttccttatCGAATGTGCAGTTATAAATTTCAAGAGAGATTGACGCCTTTTCACCTCTCTTAATTGAAATACCAAGTTTGTTTTCTGAGAATTCAAAacaatatcattattttctttagaaaaattatttttggcgGGGTAGAGGCTACGTTCCACAATTCTGGTGGTGTAAATTGAAGTTCTTCACCCGACATTCAGTTTACAGAATGATTTTCTTTTCTGACTTAAGCAAACCTTCAAATTCAAATGGTATTTCCAAAGTGAACAATGCTACCAGCCGACTACTACGTTACGGTCTAATTTCCCTAATGTACATTTctaacaatttctctttgaataaatatggccgaaacagagaaaatagtataaaacacCTGTATCAGAAGGCCATTCCAACATTTGTTGCTTAGGCTACTCACGCACTGAAAGCTTGTTTTCTAATGAAATCAACTTAACCTATTTTTGTAATATGAATGAAACGAATTTATCATCAATTGGATAACTTTTCTGATACAAATCACATATCGcatctaataaatatttagatattaatttccattttatttcaaaacaaaccgatttcaaagaaacaaaaaaaaacggtttctCCCCTCTATGGTTAATAGCTTTTCCTATTACAGAGCTAGGTCTTGTTCACCTCAATAAATTGGAGACTCCAACAAGCACAATAAAACAAGAATTCTCAAGAACGTAAAATAAATACGGTTCCTGTTATAAGGTATACACAGATgcttcaaaaaataaagatgaaattGGAGCCGTCTTCTACTCAGATAATTTGTCAAAATCCTTTGTACTCCCTCCGTTTACATGTATCCATTCTGCTAAATTGTTTGTCATTTTAAAAGCACTTAAGGAATTTTAGAAAGTTAGGTCCCAAAAGGTCTTTATAATCATCAATCCTTAAAGTTGGTAACAATACACTGCTAATAATATTCCAACCACCCTATAGTCATTCTTATCAAGGAGTTACTCACAGAAACAACaatataaatgttaatttcatgAGGATCCCATCCCACAGCGAAATATAAGGAATGTTAGTAGTAGATCGAATAGCTTAAAGCAACCAACAATCAGAAAACAATGTCTATTGATAATACCGATTTCAAAGCACTTTTCAAGAACAAAATCGAGGAAAAATGTCAACAGCAAAGCATAACCATCACTAATCTCACAAAGACGATAAAAATTATCAGGACtgtaatttaaaaacaaaagttgaaTGAACAAGTGATCCTTTTCAGTCTACGAATTTAGAGGACCagtgggtaaatgcgatcagctgacGTGTTGTTTCGTTGGTATATGGTTTTTCAACTCCAAGAAAGTTATTTATTGCGTGATTTAAAGGTTACTGGAGTTTGCGATTTTTGGAATTTTCGGtatttcagaataaaaatagcttatttgtattgtattttagTGTGAAATCCGTGTGAGTGGGTAAGTCATTGAaactattatacaactaaataaatatcatggaaggattaatgtataaaaaagtgataaaaattgaaagttctTGAAAatcttgttttaaatttgaaattccaCGAAAATTGAACGCAACGTTCGGAAACTGGGATCAAAATCTGGTTCTGGGCTAGGATCCACAATTAGCTGATAGATGATCTTCTTAACTCTGATCATAATTTCAGAAAAGCCCCATAATTTCTAAAAAGTGAAATTCGGTATGTCAAgtagttatttttaattgaattttgaaaagatAATTCTCCCACGAAacattttcattcattcgaaaatgtctaaaaatatttgaatgttccaaaagtattaaaataaaatatcctaTTATGTACAATTAACcatattttgcataaaattacTAACCTTAAGGCGGAATGAAGTATACTAAGGTTCGACGGTTTCTTTTCATCCTGAGTAGTAGGTAATTGTTTCTTAAGAATATCAAAGCATTCTTTCAAATGCGCTCGACGAtgtttttcaagtttattatgAACTTCTCGAGTACCTGCTCGAAATACTAACGGTGGTTGTTTTCTTTTGCTTTCCGTACTTCCATCTTCGCTTACTGTGGAATTCCTTATATCAAAACTATTATGTAAAATTCTTTGTCGCGATATATGAGGTATTGTGGTACTTGATACTTGACCATCTTGTTCAAGTTTCTTCACGAtctgaaaaacatatttttacatatacAATGTGTACTAACTAACTATAGAAATATGTTAAGGTATATTCAAGAATAAATGCAAACGTGCCTGATCTTTTTGCATCGTCaggaaagaaaaaaactaacatAAATACGTATCCATACGGTAAAGGTAAACGggattagaaataaaatagtttgattaaagttatacaaaatttttttattggttatcTACAAGTTCAGACAATCGAGTAAATAGACTGATTTTTTTGCCGCGATTATGGTAACCTTGGGATTACTAATTTTCCTCAGATCCGTGCGCCAAAGTTCACTCTCAGCTTTGTATTTTAGACGTGTGTTGATGGCGGAATTTCGAGCAAAGGGTCATGATCAAATTGGTGATTTCGCGACTAAAACTTATTATTAAGTGTTAAAAGTGTTTGTTATGATTCTACAAACCCTAATCTGCCAAGATCGGATCCAAAGGCACTAATCTTAGACAAGGAAAGATTAATGGATACGTAATATCGGATCCTGGACTTGTTACCAAATTAAATCGGAGCCAGAATTTTTAAAGTAGCgtatgtttatttttgtgattattAATTTAAGTCGAACTTATTTTGGACTTGTTGAGTTTGTATACAATGAAGCAGTGTGTTGCTTATGGTTTAAAGaagagaaatgataaaaaagtacCAGGATTTTCGTTCCACAGGAAAGAAAAGATTATTATGAAATGGGCTCAGTTACAAAATAAACGAAATGTTCACTTATTATACATCGAATTCAGTGATACTGATTATTTCTTTatactgtataaataaaaacggTAAAACATTAAGTCAATGTAGGAGATGTTTAAAATGCTCGCCGCAAACGTCTTGGCGAAATGATAATCTGGTATAAACATGTCTTCTGACATTACTCAACATCTCAGACGTGATTGATCTAATCGCAATTCGTGATTTGTCTTTTTAAGTAATCTAATTTGAAGATTTTAGTTTTGTATAcaatacttttgaaatattaccaTAAAAAGAAGCCTAATGGCGTTAGATCGTGTTGGTTATTCTATCGACCTTATTCACcgatttggaaatattttgctTCAGGTACTACAGGACATTGATTTGGTTATGAGGGGGTGCTCCATCTTACTGAAACCTAACCAAACAACACCTGTTTTAAGATATTGCGTATGTTCTTTTCTCATCCAGCGAGGATTCTCATTAGACCAATAGCGGAATTTTGACGATTAATATGACCGTGAATTTAAAATTCGCtcttaatagaaaaaaaaaaaaattctaattggaCGACATTGTTATTTAACATTTCAATCTTttgttcacaaaaatatattctcctttaatattcgaaaaattgatgtgtGGCTAACGTTGAACAGTTGGGCGCTTTTCGACCAGATTTATGTAGTTGCATTGGCTGCTACTTTATTTATGTCTTACCAGATCAAGCTCGAGATTTTTTGCTAATTATTCTTTGGAGATGACAACTTCCATTTACggggatatattgaaaaaatcttagaagcaaacaaaatttcaatgtcaaaatattttattactcaacatattctcctcttaattggatacatttattacagcgaacctgcaacgtctctagacctttcaaaaaaaatgtttcttcttgttctgcaaactagacctccacagcttttattacctcgttggaagaaaatttacaatcttttaaacttttttcagttgaggaaagagatgataatcGGACAGAGCCAAAgatggtgaataagggggtgttctagtaattcaaatcctaaatcataaattttttgtatggcaacatgagatctgtgtgcaggggcattgtcctgcaaaaacaaaacacctttggatagctttcttttctctttaatttttcccgtagagtggtcagtaatgtcgaatagtaatatccagttattgttctacccttacccaaaaaatcaatcataattactccatggcaatcccaaaaaactgaagcaagaacttttccagcaaatttttggtcaatattcaaacatttggggatccattttgcagcaattctATCATGTCctaattgacgtgaactatatgatatgtcatgacacttctaataagttattgttctacccttatccaaaaaatcaatcatgattactccatggccgtctcaaaaaactgaagcaaggatttttccaacagatttttggacacgaaacttcttaggtcttcgagaaccagagtgttgccattccatcgattgttgctttgttttgGGATCgaagaaatgtacccaagtctcatccatagtaacaatagggtttaagaagtctacatcgttttcaaatcgagcacagatctaaggcgatgcttctacccttatACGTTTTTggtcaatattcaaacatttggggatccattttgcagcaattctATCATGTCctaattgacgtgaactatatgatatGTCATGActcttctaataagttattgttcgttgctatcttttgtttatgcatggaactggtatAGGCTAACTAGAtgtcaatacatcctcgtatgtcTGCGTGTctcaatgaattattttgtgcatttttgttttgttcaaattgCAAAATCACTGACACGGATCACTACTGTCATgcatctatttttttcaatgcataTCGGTAAAAAGGAATACTAGAATGGTTTGTGCTTACTTCTATATCGAAAGCGAAATGGAAAATAAGTATTGAGTGCAATGTAATGAAATATCTGGAAGAAAATCGACAGAAGAATGCAAATTCTTTAGAGGAGTCAGACAAAGTTGCATACTCTCACCACTTTTGTTTAATTTGCATTCGGATAAGATCTTTAAGCAAGCTAGACACAACTTATCATATGGAGTGAAAATTAACGgtaaacttataaatacaatCAATCAGATACGCAGACGATACAGTTGTACTGTGTGATGACTTGAATGGACTGCAATGCCTTTTAAACGCCATTGACAGAGTAGGAAGATATATGGGCCTAAACATTAActgttaaaaaacaaaatatatggtatTTAGTCGCTTGCCGTACCATGATACACAGCTACAGGTAAACGGACAAACTATTCAAAGAGTGTccagtttcaaatatcttggttgCTACATTACTGAGCAACTGGATACtgataaagaaattaaatgTGGAAATGAGGTAGCTCAtacaacatttttcaaaatgagatcACTCTTCtctaatgataatttaaaatttcaactccggaaacataTGATCAAATTACATATGGTCAGTTCTCTTATATGGTGTCGAAacattgactttaaaaataactattattaatcGCTTagaggcttttgaaatgtggttatTTAAACGCATGCTCAAGATACTGTGGACAGCTATGCAAACAAACGATACAGTCCTTATGCGTGGTAGCC
Proteins encoded in this window:
- the LOC130903434 gene encoding max-binding protein MNT-like, with amino-acid sequence MSSLNTLLEAARFLELQEQQQNRTTVAAETLATMKPVSPTITKANVAPVIALSQSTVKTVTANSAPQTMVISSNNISPTILQTPITFSTPAPQIVKKLEQDGQVSSTTIPHISRQRILHNSFDIRNSTVSEDGSTESKRKQPPLVFRAGTREVHNKLEKHRRAHLKECFDILKKQLPTTQDEKKPSNLSILHSALRYIQTLKRKERELEHEMERLARKKIIAKQRLAVLKKDMSHYDNIDISKILPEGDSSPVASASTPPAEELREDIVNNGSSVHINENQEMSIPLLTKTSIPVVTQNLTSIKEISQPIQTTALSVLPMTYPVNQGLVLQKVALVPKGLDGLAPLVSTHFITPQQINGKVVPLTQYLVKPVVVVSTASPRPS